A single region of the Streptococcus macedonicus ACA-DC 198 genome encodes:
- a CDS encoding ABC transporter, ATP-binding protein Vex2, with translation MPLRTHNIGYCYTNNPDDYLFKNVNLTFEKGKVYSILGQSGIGKTTFLSLLAGLDSPKAGKIYLEDNDINKSGLTNYRKHSVSTIFQAYNLMTYITTRQKVQTALEISNKPVDNAKIEELFELVGIPKEMIDKPVLQLSGGQQQRVAIVRALATEHDLIIADEPTGNLDEETT, from the coding sequence ATGCCTTTACGAACACATAATATCGGTTATTGCTACACCAACAATCCTGACGATTATCTTTTTAAGAACGTTAATCTAACCTTTGAAAAAGGGAAAGTTTACTCTATTCTTGGTCAGTCAGGAATCGGAAAAACAACTTTCCTTTCTCTACTAGCTGGCTTAGATAGCCCCAAAGCTGGTAAAATTTATTTGGAAGATAATGATATCAATAAATCTGGTTTGACCAATTATCGTAAACACTCTGTTTCAACGATTTTCCAAGCTTATAATTTAATGACCTACATTACTACTCGTCAAAAAGTTCAAACGGCGCTAGAAATCTCTAACAAACCCGTGGACAATGCCAAAATCGAAGAACTTTTTGAACTCGTTGGTATTCCTAAAGAAATGATTGACAAGCCAGTTCTTCAACTTTCTGGTGGGCAACAACAGCGTGTTGCTATCGTTCGTGCTTTAGCAACGGAACATGATTTAATTATCGCTGACGAACCGACAGGAAACTTAGACGAAGAAACAACATAA
- the guaC gene encoding GMP reductase yields the protein MYNEMPVFDYEDIQLIPNKCIISSRSEADTQVTLGDYTFKLPVIPANMQTIIDENIAEYLAKNGYFYIMHRFDEEARKPFVERMHEQGLIASISVGVKDYEYDFVTSLKDDAPEFITIDIAHGHSDSVINMIQHIKKELPKTFVIAGNVGTPEAVRELENAGADATKVGIGPGKVCITKVKTGFGTGGWQLAALRWCAKAARKPIIADGGIRTHGDIAKSIRFGATMVMIGSLFAGHLESPGKLVEVDGEQYKEYYGSASEYQKGEHKNIEGKKILLPVKGHLKDTLVEMQEDLQSAISYAGGRDLHSLTRVDYVIVKNSIWNGDSI from the coding sequence ATGTATAACGAAATGCCTGTCTTTGATTACGAAGATATCCAACTGATTCCAAACAAATGTATCATCAGTAGTCGTTCGGAAGCTGACACGCAAGTGACACTTGGCGATTATACCTTTAAATTGCCTGTTATTCCTGCCAATATGCAGACCATTATTGATGAAAACATTGCAGAATATTTGGCTAAGAATGGGTATTTTTACATTATGCACCGTTTTGATGAAGAGGCTCGTAAACCATTTGTTGAGCGTATGCACGAGCAAGGGTTAATTGCGTCTATTTCAGTAGGTGTTAAAGACTATGAGTACGATTTCGTCACAAGTTTAAAAGATGATGCGCCTGAATTTATCACAATTGACATTGCCCATGGACATTCTGATAGTGTGATTAACATGATTCAACACATCAAAAAAGAATTGCCTAAAACCTTTGTTATTGCTGGTAATGTTGGAACGCCAGAGGCTGTTCGTGAGTTGGAAAATGCTGGCGCTGATGCTACGAAAGTTGGGATTGGTCCAGGGAAAGTCTGTATCACTAAAGTAAAAACTGGCTTTGGGACGGGTGGGTGGCAATTAGCTGCGCTTCGTTGGTGTGCCAAAGCTGCTCGTAAGCCGATTATTGCTGACGGTGGAATTCGTACGCACGGCGATATTGCCAAGTCAATCCGCTTTGGTGCAACAATGGTTATGATTGGTTCATTATTTGCAGGGCATTTGGAAAGCCCAGGAAAATTGGTAGAAGTAGATGGTGAGCAGTATAAAGAATATTACGGTTCAGCTTCTGAATACCAAAAAGGTGAACATAAAAACATCGAAGGAAAGAAAATTTTATTACCAGTTAAAGGGCATTTGAAAGATACTCTGGTTGAAATGCAAGAAGACCTTCAAAGTGCGATTTCCTACGCTGGTGGACGTGATTTACACAGCTTAACACGTGTTGATTACGTCATCGTTAAAAATTCCATTTGGAATGGTGATTCGATTTAA
- the tnpA gene encoding Transposase, IS204/IS1001/IS1096/IS1165, protein MEQLNLITNFLRIKDKNITITDEYNMGTHLELHGHLDYTAPKCPKCKGQMAKYDYQKTSKIPYLETAGYPLLIRLRKRRFKCKDCGKMAVAETPLVKKNHQISVAVNQKIAQLLIENQAMQQIAHRLSISTSSVMRKLNEFKFETDWNTLPEVMSWDEYAFKKGKMSFIAQDFDSLNVIAILDGRTQATIRNHFLRYPRKVRNRVKVITMDMFSPYYQLAKQLFPNAKIVLDRFHIVQHLSRAMNRVRIQIMNQFDRKSQEYRALKRYWKLIQQDSRKLSDKRFYRPMFRMHLTNKEILEKLLSYSDELRQHYELYQLLLYHFQEKNSDHFFDLIEQEIATVNPIFQTVFKTFLKDKDKVLNAMELPYSNAKLEATNNLIKVIKRNAFGFRNFENFKKRILIALNIKKERAKFVLSRC, encoded by the coding sequence ATGGAACAACTAAATCTTATCACAAATTTTCTCAGAATTAAAGACAAAAATATCACTATCACTGATGAATATAATATGGGGACTCACTTAGAACTCCACGGTCACTTGGACTACACAGCCCCTAAATGCCCAAAATGCAAGGGACAAATGGCTAAGTACGACTACCAGAAAACTTCTAAAATCCCCTACCTAGAAACTGCTGGCTACCCTTTGCTTATCCGTCTTCGAAAGCGTCGTTTCAAGTGTAAAGATTGCGGAAAAATGGCGGTAGCTGAAACTCCTCTTGTCAAGAAAAACCACCAAATCTCTGTCGCTGTTAACCAGAAGATCGCTCAATTACTCATCGAAAATCAAGCAATGCAACAGATTGCACACAGGCTATCTATCTCAACATCGTCAGTTATGAGAAAGCTCAATGAGTTCAAGTTTGAAACGGATTGGAATACCCTACCCGAGGTGATGAGCTGGGACGAGTATGCCTTCAAGAAGGGGAAAATGAGCTTCATCGCTCAAGATTTCGACTCCCTAAATGTCATCGCCATTCTCGACGGAAGAACCCAAGCAACCATCCGAAACCACTTTCTACGCTATCCTAGAAAGGTTAGAAATCGGGTCAAAGTGATTACCATGGATATGTTTAGTCCCTATTATCAACTTGCTAAACAGCTTTTTCCGAATGCAAAAATTGTACTCGATCGCTTTCATATCGTGCAACACCTTAGTCGTGCTATGAACCGTGTCCGTATTCAAATTATGAATCAATTCGACAGAAAATCCCAGGAATACCGAGCCTTGAAACGTTACTGGAAATTGATACAACAAGATAGCCGTAAACTCAGCGATAAACGATTTTATCGTCCTATGTTTCGAATGCATTTGACTAACAAGGAAATCCTAGAAAAACTCCTATCCTACTCAGATGAACTACGACAGCACTATGAACTCTATCAGCTTCTCTTATATCATTTCCAAGAGAAAAACTCAGATCATTTCTTTGACCTCATCGAACAGGAAATAGCCACTGTTAATCCTATTTTCCAGACGGTATTTAAGACATTTTTAAAGGATAAGGACAAGGTTTTAAACGCCATGGAATTGCCTTATTCCAACGCCAAACTGGAAGCTACCAATAATCTCATCAAAGTCATTAAGAGAAATGCCTTTGGTTTCAGGAACTTTGAAAACTTTAAAAAACGGATTTTGATTGCTTTGAACATAAAGAAAGAGAGAGCGAAGTTCGTCCTCTCTAGGTGTTAG